In the genome of Bacteroidota bacterium, the window ATTTTTGGCTCATAATAATTAGTCTAACCTTATGACGTCTGCTAAATCATATTGTTGCAGATTATTAGAAAATAACTTTACTTATATTTTTAATCATAGGTTCTGTATTTAACCCTTCTCCTACTCTATAATATAAGCTTTATTAATATAATCAAGTTTAGGGTAATTTTTTCGAAGATATTTATTCCCGTATTTATTAATCGAATCCTGTTTATCATCCAACTCAGAACCATACCCTTCATAAAACATCTCTACCACTTCCATTCCTGAAGTAATTTGAGCCACTACAGGGAACCCTTTTACTCCCATAAACGAAATCGTGTCAAGGCGGGGTGAGTTGTTGTTAAGATTGATGAATAACTGAGTACTGCGAGATTCCTTCCCGCCCCTGGCAAAGGAAATAGTTCCTTTTAAATTTTCTTTTTTAAGCGGTTCATCCGGAAGTGAAAATTTCTCCCATGCGTGATTTACTGTGCTGTCATTATGAATTCCGAATTGGGCTATATAATTAGGTATTACCCTGAATAAAGCTATGTCGGTATAGTATCCACTCTTTATAAGCTGATATAATCTTTCAACTGCTCTTGGTGACCATTCTTTTCGCGATTCAATTTCAAAATTACCTTGGGAAGTTTCAAATCTTGCCCTGAAATATTCCGGCGACTCTATTTGCGTCCATTTTATCGGGTAGTTGGTCTTGCAGGAACTTATTAATAAACTTAGAATAATTATTATTTTGACTGTTATTTTAAATCTATTAGTGAAGATGAAATTTTTCATAGTGTATATTTT includes:
- a CDS encoding peptidylprolyl isomerase, which codes for MKNFIFTNRFKITVKIIIILSLLISSCKTNYPIKWTQIESPEYFRARFETSQGNFEIESRKEWSPRAVERLYQLIKSGYYTDIALFRVIPNYIAQFGIHNDSTVNHAWEKFSLPDEPLKKENLKGTISFARGGKESRSTQLFINLNNNSPRLDTISFMGVKGFPVVAQITSGMEVVEMFYEGYGSELDDKQDSINKYGNKYLRKNYPKLDYINKAYIIE